In a genomic window of Quercus lobata isolate SW786 chromosome 4, ValleyOak3.0 Primary Assembly, whole genome shotgun sequence:
- the LOC115988132 gene encoding uncharacterized protein LOC115988132 translates to MDPPAMTTISEKCEWRMWDACVINFQKKREEDDPERKNPKANHEKENPWRSYNIMLDLILLENQVPFFVLENLYEFAYKELFMYPQNEDNSFHRLLHEYFFQFWKSSGFVLDSDYEKIFSGKKKEVKHFTDFLRYFLHPQNLKCGKTFERVPCATKLSEAGVEFKVSKSKTRRLLDIQFRKSNLLKICPFLNMSWFLSCFPCFPRFKCLENMHPVLELKSFIIGYETECAVRNLMALEQCHYPREAYICNYIILLDNLINTEADVDLLVEKKVIVNWLGDNKAVATLINKLREQIVEANHSCYGELSKNIQGHYDNVWSKVMASFTTLYFKDFWRGTATVVGIMALFFSFWSFLKPFVFPT, encoded by the coding sequence ATGGACCCACCAGCAATGACTACCATTTCTGAAAAGTGTGAGTGGAGGATGTGGGATGCATGTGtaataaatttccaaaaaaagagagaagaagacgACCCAGAAAGGAAAAACCCAAAAGCAAACCATGAAAAGGAAAACCCATGGCGAAGCTATAACATAATGCTGGACTTGATATTACTAGAAAATCAGGTTCCATTTTTTGTTCTGGAGAATTTATACGAGTTTGCCTACAAGGAACTTTTTATGTACCCGCAAAATGAAGATAATTCCTTTCATAGGCTTCTCCATGAATACTTTTTCCAATTCTGGAAAAGTTCCGGTTTTGTTCTCGATTCTGATTACGAGAAGATATTCTCTGGTAAGAAGAAGGAAGTCAAACATTTTACTGATTTCCTAAGATATTTTCTCCATCCACAGAATCTAAAATGTGGAAAAACTTTTGAACGTGTACCTTGTGCAACCAAGCTGTCTGAGGCAGGAGTGGAATTCAAAGTCAGCAAATCCAAGACTAGACGCCTTCTTGACATTCAATTTCGAAAGAGTAACTTATTGAAAATTTGTCCATTTTTAAATATGTCATGGTTCTTGAGTTGCTTTCCTTGCTTTCCTCGCTTCAAATGCCTGGAGAACATGCATCCTGTCTTGGAACTCAAATCCTTTATAATAGGGTATGAAACTGAATGTGCTGTTCGAAACCTCATGGCCTTAGAGCAGTGCCATTATCCACGGGAAGCTTACATatgtaattatattatattgttgGATAATCTTATCAACACTGAAGCAGATGTGGATCTACTTGTTGAGAAAAAAGTTATTGTTAACTGGCTAGGCGACAATAAGGCAGTGGCAACTCTGATCAACAAACTTCGCGAACAAATTGTAGAAGCTAATCATTCCTGCTATGGGGAACTCAGTAAAAACATTCAAGGTCACTATGACAACGTTTGGAGCAAAGTCATGGCATCCTTTACAACTCTATATTTCAAAGATTTTTGGAGAGGGACAGCAACTGTTGTTGGAATCATGGCCCTGTTTTTCAGTTTCTGGAGTTTCCTTAAGCCTTTTGTCTTTCCCACTTGA